DNA from Xiphias gladius isolate SHS-SW01 ecotype Sanya breed wild chromosome 9, ASM1685928v1, whole genome shotgun sequence:
tcaaatgtgaatatttgttctttttccttgGTTTATGTGTCATTTGTAAATTGAGTATCTTCGAGTTTTCTGCTGTTggtcagagaaaaacatcaaatttgaaGACGTCCCCCTTAGCTTGGGAAATTTGTCatgggcattttattaaaattttctgtatattcatcattttgttgaccaaataattaataaatcaatactgaaaatagGGCTGCAACGTTCATGATCCATGAATCTGCTGATTATCCTCTTAATCATTTGgtcaatgaaatgtcaaacagtggggggaaaaaaaaaaaaacccttatttCTCATAACCAAGGTGACttcctcaaatgtcttgttttttccaccaACAGCACAAAACccagagaaaaatattcacattttagaacCACTGACagataaaaaggtttttgtttgagAGACGgctaaaactatttaaaaatataaataaattaaaaatatagtAATTAAAATCAATGAATTCACTATTCCTCTAACAGAAAATGATCGTTAGTCAAACGACCTAAATTCCTCCGGGGTGACAGCTGACTGAAACATTACAAATGTAATAGATGGAGTATAATTACgtcttttattaaaacatgCCATTAAAGAAGTCTGAAATAAATCCAATCCACAAACAGTAACAAACAGGCAATATTGCACTTGAACGCAAACAACTAAAGTGACGTTTAAAGTTCACACGAGGTCAAAGTGCTTCGCTTACTTATCGTGTACTGTGCAGTGCTGAAAAATGGGTTGTGTAATAaataaagggaagaaaaaaaaaaagccagatttaaacaggagaaaacactTTGACTACAGAATACAAGGATGCTGGTTAACTGGTCTGAACACTATGACAGCACCACTTAACTGGCCGTCTATAAATAACGATCAATATGACCAATACTGTACACATCATCATGTCACATAGTTCAGAAGTTAAGGGTGTGTTTGACTCACTACAATGACATAAAGactcccctccttttttttttttttttgaaagacagAAACCAAATCACGGGGGGGGGCAAGAGAACAGTAGAAGCCAGAATCACTTGAATCTGTACCTATGTTTAAAACATCCGGCTCTGCGGCTCATGTGTTGGACATTGTGAAACATCAATAATTGATGGAGACATAGGTCAAATGGCACATGATTATCCGGGACATATGCACACGTGCCATCCCATTGCACCTGTTTTCCCATTCATGGTTTCAGCAGCGGATGCGCGCGCACTTAAACTACTGCTTTGACTGAAGTTATTGCTAGTGACAGTTGTGGACAAAGGCCgcttcaatttcatttataaacCGTGTCGTCAAAATTTTCCAcccaagaaaaacacatcaaccACATAACATTTCCCTTTTCAGATCACCTGGAGCGCTCATTTCACGAATCAGGGGAAACCTCAAGGGGTCTTTACGTGCGTCAACAACAGACTGGCCTTTACCGTCTTCGTACGAGCCAGGGAGCAAACGGCAGATACAgtaacacataaaaatatacagacagGGTCCCATAATTACAGCGAGATCGAAGCACAGGTGTGAGaacaacagacagagacagagcgtGAGAAGACGAGGAGAGGACCCCGGGGTGACGGTACAACAGAGTTTTACAGTATTAGCCATTTCTGTTCCCTCTTTGTCTGGACTCTTCTCGTCTTAGATGCGATTTTCCCCTCGCCGGGCAGGCGTGTTGGGCTGGGGGTGAGGGAGGAAGGTTTCCGTCACACAGCGAGGGGGACTAAGCCTGGGGAGGAGGCGGCGGGAGGGGCGGTGATGGCTGTCAGGGTAGCAGGTTCCAGTCCATTCACGGTCctgctgcaaaaataaaaatcaataaataaatgaagagtAATGTCAAAAACAGAGAGCTCGCAAAACCTTAGATGAATTTACAGGAACCGGTGCATGATGTGTCCTGATACAAGAATTAACCCATTACCAGCCACTGATATAATGATATATTCATGGATGGATCATTGAACGGGCCTACTGGGCACCGGCCCAGGGGCCCAACAGGTCAGGGGCCCCTCGGGCCAGAGCCTCTGTGTGAAGGGACTGTTAATGTTGCTAGTTTTAAAAAGTCGTAGAGCTCAgttaaaaatgaccacaaagacgCAAAAAGGTGCAAAACGACCCAAACCGAAGcgaaatgaacacaaacactccTCACTCCTATATAGGACTCTTACCAGTCGTTCAGTCTGGGGGGTCCTAAataggaggggtggggggcctttacctgtctgtgcccaggggcccattttctcataatccgtccatgaTATGTGATCTATTCTAATGGATTAAGTTCAAGCCCCATTACAATTTCAGTGAAAGCTACGGAATTTAAAGCGAGACCATGTGACTTTTGAAAGCAGAAATAACGCAGTCTCCCTGCTGCAAACGAAACGCTGACGTCGATCGGGTCCATAGACcgagaagggggggggggcttgttttGGAGCTACAGCCTCGCTTGGTCTGGTAGGACCAGTATCTCAAGGCGGAGTCGGTTTGCCGACTTGATGACTCACTCGTTCAACGGTTAACTGTTAATTGTCACTTGTTTCCCTGGTAGCTTCCGTTCAACAAAGGGTAACATAGTCCCACTTTAAAAGTTGCAGTATCAAAGAAGCCGACAAGCATGGAAGCCCATTGCTGCTgggaaagaaacaacaaaaggaaggaatgaaataaaaacactcgTGGCAGGTCAGGTGGACAGAAATACTGGAAGGAAAATAACCTCTgttccagaaaaacaaaatcaatagaTGGTGTAATTAATTGAATGTACATGTAATTTACTAAATACAACAGTGGATTTAGTGTTaagttactgtttgttttttgtttttactcaaacaaaatcaatttgaCTCGTGAATCCATATTATGAGATGAGATAGGTACCATACGTCTAAATTGTGACACACCTACTGTGCTATGCAACAGTTTTGGCTTTGTAAatgtcataattttgacttcAGCTATGATTTTAACTTAAAAACGTACTGACTTGGCTTCCTAGCTCATGATTTTGATTCACCATTTTTTAGTTCGGTCTATtcgcttttttcttttcctggtgAGAAATGAGTTTCTacggataaaaaaaaaataaaaaaaaacacggagatggaaataaaaggaaaaatggacCGTCGGGTGAGCCCCTCATCCCCTACTCCCCGTCAGTGTCCGTGTTTGACGTTCAGAAGCTTTTGTATTTTCACATCGATGTTAATTCTCCTCCTCGGGCACACTGACACTTTCCAATAGCTGCTGCCAACACAGCACAAAGCACTGAcctgagcagcagcaggtcacCGTCAGTCTGTCCTCATTATCAGCTCAAACTGTCTCCGGCTTACAAACAAAAGGACGCTACGGCTACTAGACAGAGACAcgattaaaaaacacagacaaaaaagacacgTTGCTAAAAATGGAAACTGGGAAGGAAGTTGGACAGTTCGAAGAGTTTgtttctgactgactggttcAACTGGTTTCTTTTGTGGGTCACAGTCGCGCTATGATCAGTATTCCCTGTAATTTTTAGGCCTGGGTTCTGACTCTGGAAAGCAACGTTCAGAGAGGAATGACAGACATCTTCAGTAAAAATCTCAAGCTGGAGTCTCTTGTGAAAATTTTCTACACAACACCCGAGTTTCTGTGCCAATAACAAAGCAGTTTTTCCCCCTTTTGATACCTTAGTTTGGGAAGATAAAGATATTTGAATCCTTTCCAAAATATGGCATCACACGCATCAGTGTTAAATAAAAGGGAGGTTTGTTTTATGAAAGTTCACTGatttaaaatgtggaaatatgAACGAATGAACGAACAAGTCAGAATGAATCCGACCAAGACTTTAAAGCACATTTGGCGAATGTTAACTTCCTCCTTTTACAGCGAGCGATACAAAAATGCCTGAAGGTGATTGGTGTACGTAACAGCTTCCCgcacagatgaaaacagatgGACAATGCCCTTGTTGTGTTTGCGTCTCAATATGGACACTCCGCCCGTTTAGTTCTTCCTCGCAGAGCAGAGACACCACGCGCTGTCACACTGCCCGTCCCTGCTCTCACCACCAGCCTTATACGCAATACAGGAACTGTTGTCAACACGAGCAAACAGGAGAGTGGCACAGCTGAAAATAGCACAGAACAGCACTTTGTTCCCATAAATATAGCTATTAACAAATGATTATTGTCAACAAGCACTATGAAAAGGCCAAACCTGACAATAAATGTGTCCTACCGGccagtattgtctgtgtatctaAGGCCTGATACATCTTATTGTCGTccaaaagctattaaaaacacatcagtgagccacactgttgcactgggcgACGCgttcattcattaaaatgaacCCACAGTGTAGTTTATGTTGATTCACTCCCACATACCCCCCCCATGCTGCCTGAAATTCTCCCTGGGAACCAGTTCCGGGCAGCATTTTAACCATCGTAGAGTTACAGGATGTGGTCTGCAGTAGACAtggacattcagcaggacaaagccAGAGGAGAAAGCAGTACCTACCTGTAGCTGACACTACAAAAGCCCATTCGATGAGCTTTTACAGGGTCTTGCTCTTCTGAAgggcttttcatttttttcccgtCATCATATTGGCTCCCAAAGAGGCGTATGTGATGGTGATAGAAGATTTTCAGCTGAGCTGAGCGCGGCTGAAGCTCAGAGGTCCGCTTTAAAATAAGGACGTCGCTGCGGATTCAGATTACGGGAGGTCTAGTGAGTTCGCCCAAAAACAGCAGGTGATTGTGGCTGTGGTTATTACTGAGGCAGGGGTGAAAAATCACCCACATCCGCACTCTGGACGCATTTAAACTCACCGTCCAGGGCAAATGTATCctagagaaataaatccagtcAGAATGACCCTTTAACCAGAAATATCCCCAAGTTCACACAAAGTTTCTGACAAAAATTCCTCAACTTCACTCCCGAGATACAAGAACACGGCAAAAAAATGATGGTGAGGCTCAAACAAAGATATAAAATCAACTCAAATCCCGCTAGTACATAGACAGGAAGAACATCTTAGAGgtaaagaggagagagaacgTCTCAGCTTAGAGTTAAAGGCGGCGGGAAAGCAACACCATTAaaccactaccaccaccattGCTGAATAGCTCGTGGCCAGGACGTCATCTAACCCACAAATCCCGGTTTGTTTCTGGTAATTCTACACAGGAAAAGAGGCTTGttaaaatcagcagcagcatgcaTGGGCCCCAAGACAGGCGGGAGAGCTGCGATTACCCAGAATCAATGCAGGGAACGTGACCGTATCTGTCctgctggggaaaaaagaaaaaaaaagaaaaaatgcacaCAGGTTTCAGATCCTCCTCCGTATCTCCTCCTTGTTCCTCCACCACGTCgtacacaatcacacactctTTTACCATAACAACACACCTAAGGCATCCAGTAAACACATCTGACAAGATTCTCGTCATAAATGATCCCTCACTAATGACTAAGAGATGAAACACGTAGCAAAGGCAGGTGGGGTTTTGGTTCCACTCACGCTTTGTCAAAATATGACGTATGGAGTGATTGCGAGAAGTTGGCCGTGTTTGCGTTGAGCACGTTGCTGTTGTCGAGAGCGTACGCCTTCCTGGCTTTCTGGTCCTTGGCAAAGTTCCTGCAAGCGGCAAGTTTAGACTCCAGAGCCTGTAGGGAGACAAacagaggatgatgatgatgatgatgatgctgctgctgctgctgcttctcctccttCACTGTGGAAAGACAGGGACTTTCTACATGAAGCTGTGGAAGAGAACTGGGGGTAAACGCAAAGACAAGAACTGAGGAGGGATGGCTCACCCCTACTTTGCGGAGTAAATCACTGACGATGTTGAGGGCCGATATTCTGGCAGAGGGCGTCAACGGCGAGTTGCTGCCGTAGCCATTTGATAGCACTGGATCGGGGagagtaaagaaaaacatgcaaagacGCATTATTTTACTCAGTTTATAGGTGCGACCCAGATCATTCCCCTGTTCACTCCTTTCGTGCCCCCTACCTAAAGAGCCTTCAGTAAAGATTCACTGCATAGTCGGCAGCACATTAAGATTTCGGACATTTACAAGTCAGACGCTCAAACACTGCGGGGAACTGCAGGGTCTGGTTCATCTCTGCGAGCGACGCCTTTCAGAAACAAGTAGACATATGATCggttgttaatataaaaatattgattatagccactttaagaataaaaaaagtggCTAAATAAATGGTTACGCAAGTGTGCTTACATGTTTTATAATCTATTAGCCAAAGGCTTTTTATCCGTAAGGCTCCGCGTGTGCGCTTTAGATTGGATTTTTTGGatgaacacacactttttacaGAAGGGCTCCTTTTTCATCATAAAATACGGATAAATGAGCCACTATGCAACTTTGTTCCTGACAGGTAAATGCATCcgtacatgaaaaaaaaacaaaaaaacagcataatTTAGGGCAGCTCAGATTTCCCCGCCTGTGCTTgcataatgacaaaaaatgccCTGAGGAGAAGACAAGCTGCCACTACCTGTCTGGTTGGCAAAGGCGTTGTCCAGACCTTTGCTCAGCGGGGTAgcggggagggagagagaggcctGCACAGCGGTGTCCATCTTCACGTTGTCTTGTGTGGGTGAGCTCGGAGCGGACATCCTGGTTACATCTGCCTGCCTCTCTCGCACGGCCAGCTCCTGCCGCAAgtctgcagaaaaataaaaataaaataaattaaaaaaaaaaaaaaaaaaagagatccGCTGAGGACACAAACCAAAGAAATTCCTACAAATCTGTGGGAAAGCAGATATTTTAAACCGTCTCACAGAAGAAAGGAGGCACGGCAGCTATATGTTAATGAGCTGGAGCGCTGACTGAAAGAGTGGCTCATTAGTAAAATCTAGTCAATAATCACCTCTGGCTTCATCCTTTAATCTCTGCACAGAGACCAGAAGAGACTCCTTCTCATCCAGCTCGCTCTCCAGGAAGGCATTCCTCTCGATGGCCTGGTTTAGACGCTGCTCGAAGTTCTCCAGAGACACGATAGTAGCTCTGAGGCAGAAGTTGTAGGAGGCAGAAAACGAAAGGCGCAACACGGCGGGTaagaaaatcagacaaaatCACGAATCtgacaaaaagaacattttattcagtACGTGTAGACATGTCCTCTGGGGTTTCCCCTGTGTGTCCCGTTTGCTTATGAATGATTAATGAAGTACTAATAAGGGATCAATAGCTCAGGCTCGTGAAACGGCAGCATTGATTTTAATCCAATTCAAGCCAGCAACCAATTGCATTTGAGCCATTTGCTAATTATCTCtgacaaaattttcatttagATTAAAACAAGGGTCACAACATAGCTGGTTTGATGGGGCTTTACATTGAGTTAAGGTGTTGTGTGGAATAAATTTGGTCACCATATCAAACCAGATGTTGAATTTAGAGTGTTTTTCATCACGTGTTACTCAGGAACATCAAACTCCTGAAGAAACTATAAAAGACAAGGGACCAAAGGCAGTAGGGGAGTCATTTTCGGGCGTACTGGGattctctttcattttattttagtgagCATTGAGAGCCCAGACAGACCTTTTGGCTCTCTCCAAGTCATCGTTGGACTGTTCCAGCTCTCTGACGTATTTGTGGAGCTGCTCCTTGATGCCGCGTGTTTGGCCGAGGTCGTCCTCCAGCGTGGAGATCTGCTTGTAGCTCTGGGAGTACTGCTGCTCCAGCTTCTCCTGCGGGAGGAGCAAAGGACGGGTAGAGGGGCAAGACAGGACGGGTTGAGGACAGACAGCACGTATTGATCACATGTATTTAACATATAATCATGTTGGGCAATAGAGCTCCATATAGAACATGATTTAACAGTTCCCGACGCACACCACCTcgatatcatcatcatcattatcatctaTTTTTCAGCGCTCtgctcatcttcctcctctctgttagGCAGCGGACGTGAAGCGTGACCTATATATCCACCAGCTCTGAGACAATCAGCTCGATAAATACCGCTgggcctgtgtgtctgtctgtctgacctatatctgctgttgctgtggcaTCTGAATCAACTGCAGCCAGCCACACGAGGGCCAGACAGGCCTCTGTTTGCTCTCCGAGTCTCATTCAGCGCGTCCCGTCAACGTGTCAGTGAAATCAGCTAAGACAGATCTTATTTGCTGTGATGTTCTTAGTACGGTGGCCTTGAggagcaaaacacaaaaacagtgcATGAAACCTGGTATGATATTTGATTTGCCAACAACGTTTCAAAAATCCAAACCATTTCTAAACATTTCCccactgttgtgttttctgaaacatctgtcgtgtttttttaaatgtctggtTTCTGAAAATACTGTTGCGTTTTCTTAAACGTTGCGCTTTgtgaaatgttgctgtgttATCTGATATGTCGTGCTTTCTAAAATATTGTGTCTGAATtgttgtgttctgtgttttttaaaaatgtgtttatgtcttCTGAAATGTCGTCCTTTCTTAAATGTTACGTTTCCTGTAATGTTGGTGCGTTCTGAACGTCAAGGCTACCGCAGATTTATACTGAAAACCGTCAACAATGGATGAAAGTATCTAATCAACGCAACagcattttacaaaataatctaacaaatcagaaaacacaacaattaacaaaacaaatgttgaaaaGTTGTCACCTTTTCCTGAAAAATTTGCTGTTTGTACTGAAACCTGTCAGTATTCTATTATGAAGATCAGCAACAGAACTACCACTAATGGGTTTTCTCCTTAAAACGTAGGTGGGCATTTATCCACACAGTCCACTGCTTGTCTGGAAAAGTGAACCCTGGCAGAAAACCTTGGCACAAACGCCTCATCCCGGCTGGAGACGAGGACTCTGAAATGTGCCACCTGCCTTGTGGTAATTATGGAGTGAAAATCAGAATTGGAGACACAACCTGATGCATTATTAATGAGTCACACACATCAGCTGCGTCAGTTGTTGCGGCCTGCTTAGGGACAGAGCAGGCGCGGAGATTGGAAAAGAGAGTTTACCTCAGCACCTTCCTGAGGTGAGATTACCTTTTAGATTGCGCATGGATTCACAAGCTATGGCATCTCCAGGGCTATACTCACTCACTGATGCCAATAAAGCCCATCTGATGTCGGCCTCCAACAGGCACAGACCCAcgagaaataaaacagagtgGAATTGTTCTTCCAGAGGGCAGCCTATCACCTTTTATTTGTTGTCCATGGGACGAGGTTTCATTGCAAGCTCCTATAGATGTGACCTCAATATTCCCATGACCTCTTATGTATaaagcagaaagacaaagcTGCAGGCCCGctaggaaaaataaataaagtgagtGCAAGCGCATCCAGGGGAGCAGCAGCTGCTACAGCGAGACTTCACTTTCTCCTCACTCCCAAGAGACTGTACTCAAGGACGAGTGATGATATGAAATGgctaggaaaaaagaaaaaaaaaaatcaaatatttatgtcaagggtacacacagagacatactgTACTTGCTTGCTTCAGAGGTTAGTgtagggttaaggttagatAAATATACATAATGCTGGTCTCATCATAAATCTACGCGTGCAGCGAAAGTCACAGCTGAGGTCCATTAATACGACATATCAGTGAGGTAttcaatgtgtttttgaatattcatcatcatcatcatcatcatcatcatcatcatcagatcaGGCCAGGTTGTATTAACTGACAGGTTCCACCGGAATACTTGGATCAGTGGTTTCCAATCTAGGGGTCTGGATCCCCCAGAGGGTCACAAAAGATGAATTTGAGGGGGGTCACGAGAAGATTAACgagaaaggaaaacaattttTGCGACACAAAACACGTtaattttttctgccttttgttcatatctttgctttttctggTAAAATGCTGAAAGGGTTctggagaaaatgcaaaaacagttaaaattagggctgcaactagtgattattttccattaagattcttctgttttaaaaaaaaaaaaccacatcgATTAATGGTTTAGTCTatacaatgtcagaaaacagtgcaaACCAACGCTCATAAATTTGTTGGACTAATTTTCTAACAATTGAATCGATTAAATAAGAATCGTTTGTATGGATGAATCAAACacctgtttccccatttcctgtCTTAGTGCTAAGCTACTGGGAACCAGATCCAAAATGGAGCCGGTTATCGAAACCCAGTGAGGTGGCGACCTGAGCTGATAAGACCTTTTCATTCTACCGATGCAGAGACACAGCTTCACCCCTGCAGTTACCTTAAGTGTTTCAACCTCATTCTTGAGTCTTTGGTTCTCAGAGTGCAGGTCCTTCACACGATGCTCGGCCTGGCCCAGCTGTGCTTCCAGCTCAGCCTCCAGCTCCCTGCTCCCCTCCTGAaactccagcagctcctcctgaGCCTCCTGGCAGCTGCAGACAGAAGAGAAGGCTTTAGACGGCAAGTCGAGACAGAAAGAGGTTGGTATGCAAGCCTGGGGAACACGGCAGGTGGGTGCATTCATTAACTGTTACACTTGGAAAACTGCTTACTAGAACCCCCGCTtacttatttttactttgtctgGCCACTGGAGCGCTGAATCAGATAAACCAACCCCCCCAAGACCAGATTTTCACCATTTGGGTCACCTAAGGTATGAAGTGGGTGGTTTGGGGGTTTTGTAATAGTCATAAGTCTTACTATCTACCGTATATCCAGCTGTAACAGCAGGGATTGGGCTGCAGTACGGCTCGACTGATAGGAAACTCTAAAAAACATAGAAGGGACCAAGCTtgaaaaacattgaaacaaGAGAAGCTGCCAGTGCTGCcaaccttttctgttttttttttttttttatgtctacGTTTGTGCATAAAATTGAGCAGATTAAATTCTCATCTACAGTTTGTGGTACAACAGAGCTGATGGGGAAATCTACCTTTCCAAAATTTCCACAGAGCAGAGCATCggcaaaatgaaaagtcagcaAACCAAAGTCATTATGATTCATCTTCTTTCAAACCTCAGTGTAGGTATCACAATTTATAGCAGTTCATCCAGATCcaagaacaataaaacaaaaagacggAGGGACTGaccatcatcatcaatcatcaccaccaccaatCATTATCTCCTCAGGAGCCACACTGCTAACTTGTCTAGCAAACATAACCTTTCGGGACACCAAGATAAATCCCTTATTGACAAATCTTAGTTTAACAAGAAATGCAAGTAATAAACAGGACTGATATGTTATGCATTCAGTCACTGGCCATTCTCAGAAGCCTGATCTCTCACATTACATTCAGAACGATCACAGAGAACATAGGATCGTGGAGCCGATTTACCAGGAGTGGAGATTACGTAAGTGTCTGTTGATATGGCCAAGGATGAGCACACATGGGCAGACACACATGGCCCCGGTCGTCTAAAAATAGAGTAACCCACCATCATGTGAGCTAAAGTGCCAGAGGTGGCCCAGAGCCAGCAAATCCATATATTGAAAATACTCTAGTGCATGTGAATAGTTATTAGGTAAACGGCAGAAGAACATCTGATAACATAAAAATGCACTCGGACACTTGATCTTAATGCTTATTTAGCGCTAGGGTGtaaaggttgtgttttttttctaaccaaTGATCTGATAAATTAAGTTAATCCAGAAGACAcgaagcaacattagcattcattttggAGTCACAGTTCTGACTACACGACAGCTCTCCGCTCTACTTTTGGCTCAGTTTTTGGTCCTCACCAACTACTGGGAAAGTATCTGGCTCTTAAGCTGCTGGATGTCCTCCTTTCTTACCCAGCTAGCCGCTAAGCTTGTTTCTATGGCATTTGGTGGTGAGCAGGCAGCGTACGGCTATAAAACACCTGCCTGCCACAGCTGAAGATAAcgctgtgagagtgaaccacaaCTAATAAAGCTCAAAAAAATGCTAAGAAGCTTTGTAGAACTAAGATAACAGTCAGAGTTGGATGGTAACTCTCTGTTGGTTCATCAGTACAAGTACTGTTACATTAAACATCattaatttgatacattttatagtaaaatattgattatagcagctttaatgcACAAGGCTTTTGAATCGGCTCCAGTACGATGGTTTCTTATGGCTCACAGATGTAAAAGAATCTGAATGCTGTTTAAGTCTTAAAAAGGGAAAGGACATTCTAAtaaatccagattttttttgttgttgtttagtttgtgaTGTTAACCGCCTGTTCCTTATGAGTGAACTTGAAACTCAACGTTCAagccaacatggacaagaagCTCGGAAATATGAAAATTTAAACCTACTGCGCTCCCATGACAACGATGGAACAAAACTCCATCTGCCGTTAAAGATCATGtgatgtgattgaaagctccagagcagctactgAATGGACCTTGAGGTGAAGTCGGTTCATCAACTGCTGTTTCTAAAAAGGTCACGAATGAACTTTGATACTCAAGATTGTTAAAAGCGACAACATTAAATACCCCAATAAAACAAGATACATTTTAATATCAATAGTGGATTATGAAAAGAACACACTTATATCACATataccacacaaacacaataaatggCCTTGAATTTGAAGGAAGCTCATTTTCTAGAGGCCCTTATATAACTGGGCATGTGCCTGAGCTTGTTTCCTTTAGCACAGGCTGTTGTGATCTCAATTAGTCATGTTGAATCGTGCGACATGCTGTAAGATAAGACTGGCAGAGCGAATTTTATCAGCCTTTAGATTATTAAAATGTTGCGTGACGACAACAGTGACAGTACAGTTAACGCAGCTACACCATTACATAAACCCATTCAAAGACGGGAGGACAAAGAAACATGTGAGCCTTTCACGTTTGATGTGAAAAATGAGCCGTCGCTTTGGGAAAAAGGGAGAGGTTTCCACCGGAGCTTTTGAATGCTTGTCCCCCATAAGTCTCTTCCAAGTGTCACTGGATATGCAAACACGTGTACGTTTAATTGAAAGAGTGAGAACGGGCGACTGAAATCCAATGACAAGACAGCAGATCAAACATTCCTGAGGTGAAGTATTGCTGCTGTGAGCTGTGAGCTGTCGTtcccacagacacaaagagactGTAGAGTTGCTGTCAGATCCTGTGATCTGATGGAAACTCACTGGCACAATCTGTGATTCACGTGTAGTTAACAAAAGAGGCGGCTTGACCCaaatataaaaaccaaaacctgcTATCGCTCgcaaattattttaatacacTATCTGGCCGCACAGGATAAGTATGCGGAAACCTGAACATTACACGCATATGTGATTGTTGAACATGTCATTCCAAAGCCATGGGCTTTAATTCACTGATACAACAGCCTCcgctcttctggtttcagtctttccaccagaGGTTGAACCTgtctgcagggatttgctcccattcaggcAcgagagcattagtgaggtccagcactgatgttgggtgataaaaggtctggctcacagtcCAGTTCATGGGGTTGAGGTCGGGGCACTGT
Protein-coding regions in this window:
- the ndel1a gene encoding nuclear distribution protein nudE-like 1-A isoform X1, whose product is METDMIPKFSSKDEEIDFWKALSLKYKKGCQEAQEELLEFQEGSRELEAELEAQLGQAEHRVKDLHSENQRLKNEVETLKEKLEQQYSQSYKQISTLEDDLGQTRGIKEQLHKYVRELEQSNDDLERAKRATIVSLENFEQRLNQAIERNAFLESELDEKESLLVSVQRLKDEARDLRQELAVRERQADVTRMSAPSSPTQDNVKMDTAVQASLSLPATPLSKGLDNAFANQTVLSNGYGSNSPLTPSARISALNIVSDLLRKVGALESKLAACRNFAKDQKARKAYALDNSNVLNANTANFSQSLHTSYFDKARTVNGLEPATLTAITAPPAASSPGLVPLAV
- the ndel1a gene encoding nuclear distribution protein nudE-like 1-A isoform X2; translation: METDMIPKFSSKDEEIDFWKALSLKYKKGCQEAQEELLEFQEGSRELEAELEAQLGQAEHRVKDLHSENQRLKNEVETLKEKLEQQYSQSYKQISTLEDDLGQTRGIKEQLHKYVRELEQSNDDLERAKRATIVSLENFEQRLNQAIERNAFLESELDEKESLLVSVQRLKDEARDLRQELAVRERQADVTRMSAPSSPTQDNVKMDTAVQASLSLPATPLSKGLDNAFANQTVLSNGYGSNSPLTPSARISALNIVSDLLRKVGALESKLAACRNFAKDQKARKAYALDNSNVLNANTANFSQSLHTSYFDKATVNGLEPATLTAITAPPAASSPGLVPLAV